A window of Dysidea avara chromosome 1, odDysAvar1.4, whole genome shotgun sequence genomic DNA:
TAAGCTGTGACCTTACTAGTTATTATAACTGTACTGATGTCAACGAAGCATGGACCTTCATCAAGCAACTAATTATTACAGGGATGGACCAATTTATTCCAAAAGTTAGGTTGAGATCCTCTCAATATCCTAAATGGTTTAACGCTCATATAAGACACCAAATTAAGTGTCTCCGAACACTACGACGAAAGTTAAGACGACGCTTTTCTATACCTGCCCTTAATCGCTTGATCTGTGCAGAAGATAACTTACAATCGGAGTTACAAACTGTTAAATCTAATTACGAGCAAAGTTTATTAGACAATTTTGCCAAGCATAATGACCCTAAAATATTTCACTATATCAAGAGTCTGTCTAAATCGAGATCATTGCCTACAGTCCTGAAATACAACTCCATCTCAGTGGAGTCTGACAAAGAAAAAACAGATATGTTCAACAACTACTTTTTCTCCGTGCTTACAGATAGTACTTCTGACTTACCCATGTTGCCTGAGCTGAATAGCTTAATAACCGATATATCAATCAATCCGAATGAAGTATTTGAAGTGCTAAATGCCCTCCAGATGAACAAAGCGTCTGGTGCAGATAATATTGGCCCTTCTGTATTAAAGAATTGTGCTGCTTCTCTGGCTCAACCATTATATTTCCTTTTTTCCTTGTCTCAAAGAAACAGTGAGGTTCCTTCACAGTGGAAGCACCACACAATTATACCAGTGTTCAAAGCTGGTGACAAATCCAGTGTTAATAATTATCGACCAATTTCACTATTAAGTAATATCTCAAAGGTCCTCGAACGGATAGtttataataaaataatggAAGTTTATTCAGACTTAATATCACATTGTCAGTTTGGATTTTGTAGAAACAAGTCCACGTTACAACAATTACTGCTGTATTTTAATGATCTTTGCTCCTCTAAAGCACAAAAGGACTATTTATTTAGACTTTTCTAAAGCTTTTGACAGCGTCCCACACAATAAATTGTTATCAAAGCTATGGTTTAATGGGATCACCGGCAATTTATGGTCTTGGTTTCGTTCATATTTGACTTCTCGTTACCAATGTGTGTCTGTTAATGGCTGCCTTTCCAATGTCCTACCTGTTAAGTCTGGTGTTCCACAGGGCAGTATACTAGGACCGTTACTATTTTTAATCTATATAAATGACTTATCTCAAGTCGTAGTACATTCAACTATATTCAAGTTTGCCGATGACCTCAAGTGTTATCTACCTATAAGAACTCATATGGACTCCACTCATCTCCAACATGACCTGAACCTATTATATAAGTGGAGTACAGAGAACCTTCTTTCTTTCAAAGTTAACAAATGTGTTGTCCTACAGTGTTTACCATCCTCAACTTCAGCTATCACTGTTTACAATCTTGATAATTTTGAACTATCTAAAGTATCTCAACACAAAGATCTTGGCATCATATTTACAACAAACTTAACTTGGCAATCCCATTACGAAGCCATTACAGCTAAGGCTTATAAATCAATTGGTCTGATACGGCGAACATTCAAAAACACTATATCAATCCAACCCAAAAGAACTCTTTATTTAACCTTAGTCAGATCAACCTTATTGTATTGCTCTCCTTTGTGGCGGCCCAATCTCATTAAGGATATTTCGATGTTGGAAAGAATTCAGCGATGTGCcaccaaatttattttaaacgATTTTACTTCGGATTACAGGGAAAGACTTATGGATCTCAAACTATTACCCTTGATGTACACATTTGAATTACTAGACATTCTATTTTTCATCAGATCATTAAAGTATCCTACTCCTAGTTTTAACATCTCCAACTATGTAACCTTCAATAATTCTAATACCAGATCATCAAATATCAAACTACATCACAAGATTTTAAGTAATTCAATATGTGCCAATTCTTATTTTTATAGACTTCCCAGATTATGGAATTCTCTGCCAGTAATTGACCTTACCCTCTCCTTCAACACAATTAAGCAACAGTTAAAGAGCTATTTATGGGAAcatttttaaagtaattttaattCAAATAATAAATGTACTTTCCATTTCGCAtgtccttgttgtaattgtgctaagCTCCCCAACCCTTGTAACTATCATTTATTGTAATAACTAGTTTCATAGGCTTTTGGTAATTAAGTTAAGTATAAGTAGTTAGTTTTATAGGCATCTGgcattgattgtcatttgtcctTCAGATCACCTTTCCAATCATACTGTCTTATTATTGTACCTACCATCCttgtaattttgctgtgtatctgtaaagcaatgaaataaataaaataagttGATTTGAAGATATAGATTTTTCGGTttgcggatccagggggggggggctttgggggctgaagcccccccccttcatatttaggctttacttgatcaatatactgagtattataatgaaattttgtcttagcataattatatgatcactaataatacaaatactcataaaaccaccttataaacatctttccaaggtattatcagtggatttattccaaagtttatgcaacaaggatccggatcagcattggaggtgtacaagatcgagatactctaatagagcagtcagctaactactctaatagaacattcactggaaacatgtagttggttctgttatggaatttttccaaatctgcctgcacctatacatacaatgaagtggattggtctgtttaaagggcttcattcatctacttgtgtagttaatatgtatggcaatacttaattcaggtacacaatttccattgaaaatgctctcagattcaatcttgtatttaatattcaaatttcaaaatttttcactttcaacattattattctaacatgcacctattcttggttgtctgtacctacccaaacttttccattaacaaaatgcttcagagagccatacctataatctaaaggcagtatataaaatatctacaggcagaaaatattagagattttatgtggaaatgtctccaaattgcggtattttagcatctattttcaaaatttcctgggggggagggggcatgcccccagacccccctagttccagcatgcttcgcacacctctacccaagagattagtaccttgagctagccccccctttataaatcctagatccgcccgtGCTAATGTAGTGTAACAAAATACAGAGAGAGATTTAGTGATTCAGAATTATTTTTGTGAAATGTCATCTTGATGATCTCCGTCGTTTAATAATCACGTTTTTTTTTAACAATGTAGTTTACTAGGCAAGCTAAGTGGCTGTAGCAGTCCTAGAAACACCGCCCAACTCGAAGAGCGCAGGAAATCACGTGGCACAATTatgcataggcggtggagacggagGGCCAGGGGGGTCATGGTCACCCCCACTTttctgtttgcaagaaaaggtcgagatactctaatagaacagtcaggatctggatactctaatagagcagtttttttagagcagtcacagtattcagagaagcactGTAGTAAGCtgcttagctacgtatgtgtagttataaataaagagatataattggtggagaacaactattgtcagcaggcagtgaccttttttttttttagtcttcaacttacagctggcttggccccctcactctttggcctgctctaCTGCTCCTGCAATTATGTGACAAATTagctatgtttttttttttttgggaagACTGCATCAGTAGAAAAActactgcttttcagcagtgcccatacataacatacaatataattacatacacattAACATACATGCAAGTAAAAATTAGCTAAAATGAGATTTATATAAGTTTTTAAATTGTCCAAGAGTAGCTGCAGTGTAAATTGAGGCGTTCATTGAGTTCCAAATCTGCGTTCCTTTATAGTAAAAACTATTCTTTCCATATGAAGTCCTAACTCTTGGTACAAAAAGGCGATGACTGTTTCTTCTAACATGGGAGGTAACAGTTGTAGTGTACTGAAATGTTTCTCTCAAGTAAGCTGGTGAGAGCTGATGAAGAGTCCTATAAACAAGGATGGCAGTATGGAATCTTCTACGTTCAGCCAAAGTATGGCACAAAAAACTTTGTGTAGCTGGGATCAACGAACAAAACTTAGAATGAATACGttcaaactttttaaagtaTTGTACAGACGAAGGTGACCACACAACATCGCAATAGTCCAGTAAAGGAAGTACAAAAGCACAATACAATTTGCCCAGCAGCTCATTAGATAAGGGACGCAAACGATAAAGACAGTGCAGCCTAGACTGCACTCTCTGATAAACATATTGAGTATGCTTCTGCCAAGTCAAATTTTCATCAATgtaaactccaagatatttaagAAATGGTACTCGAGAAAACTGTTTTCCGCTGATATTAATACACAAATCACTATCCCGTAATTTCTGTCGAGAGCCAATCAGCATTACATGAGATTTTCCCACACTAAGACTTAACTGGTTGGTCCGCAACCAAAAGTCAACAGAATCCATATCACTTTGCAAGCCACATTGTGCTAAGAGCAAGTCACCACTAGAGCAATGTAACTCTATATCATCACAATACTTATTTAGTTGAGAGCCTTGAACAACAGACGGTAGATTGTTCATA
This region includes:
- the LOC136246855 gene encoding uncharacterized protein; protein product: MNNLPSVVQGSQLNKYCDDIELHCSSGDLLLAQCGLQSDMDSVDFWLRTNQLSLSVGKSHVMLIGSRQKLRDSDLCINISGKQFSRVPFLKYLGVYIDENLTWQKHTQYVYQRVQSRLHCLYRLRPLSNELLGKLYCAFVLPLLDYCDVVWSPSSVQYFKKFERIHSKFCSLIPATQSFLCHTLAERRRFHTAILVYRTLHQLSPAYLRETFQYTTTVTSHVRRNSHRLFVPRVRTSYGKNSFYYKGTQIWNSMNASIYTAATLGQFKNLYKSHFS